Below is a window of Selenihalanaerobacter shriftii DNA.
CAGCAGCTACAATAATAACTTTAGCTTTACGTAACTGGTCATGGTTTTCTAATAGACGGTGAATTCCAGCTACTCCTGCATCGTAAAGCTTTTCAACTTTATTTCCCATAATCCGGGCTGTTTCATAAGCCTCTTCGGAGACTGGAATATCTGAAGTCCCAGCATTTACTACTAATATTGAACCTTCTTCTTCTTCTATTTCAGTCTGTTCTAGAATTAGTGTTCTGCCCAATTCATTATACTCTATCTCAGGAATCACTTCTTTAACTGCTTCATATACTTCAGGTTCTGCTCTAGTAGCCAATACATTCTGTCCTGTATCAGCTAAATTCTGCATTATCTTAACTACCTGCTCTGTAGTCTTCCCTTCACAAAGAACTACCTCAGGAAATCCTCTTCTTAATTGGCGGTGATGATCTATCTTAGCAAAACCTAAATCCTCATAACCAGGGCTCTTTAATTCATCTACAGCAGTATCAATATCTAAATCTCCAGCTTGAACTTTAGTTAGAATCTCTTTTAGTCTATTTGGTTGCATTTAATTCTCACTCCTCGTCTAAGTCTAATACTTCATTCATGCTACCTGTTCTATATCCTTCTAAATCAAGTGTAATATAAGTATAGCCTATCTCTTTTAATTTATCCACTATCTGCTCTCTGTTATTAAAAAAGAATTCCATATCATTAGGTGCTACTTCAATCCGAGCTGTATATTGGTCATGATGTCTTACTCTTAATTGATTAAAATCAAATTGTCGCAAATACCTTTCTGCTGCACCAACCATCTCTAACTTATCTTCTGTGATCCTATCTCCATATGGAATACGTGAAGATAAGCAAGCAAAAGCTGGTTTGTCCCAAGTCGGTAAATCTAATCGTTTCGATATTTCTCTTATCTCTTTCTTCGTTATTTCTGCTTCCTTTAATGGACTTCTAACCTCTAGCTCTTTAGCCGCTTTTAAACCTGGTCGATAATCATTAATATAATCATCATAATTGGCTCCATCGGCCACTTGAGCATATCCTTCTTGAGCTGCTACTTCTTTTAAATTATTAAAAATATAAAACTTACAATAATAGCATCTTAACTTATCATTTTGAGCGAAATCATCATTATATAATTCATCAGTAGTATCAACAATATGTCGAACCCCTATTTTTTTAGCTAATTCTCTAGCTTCTTCTGTCTCCTCATCAGGATGAATCTTCGAAGCAGATGTAAAAGCTGCTACTTTATCTCCTAAGATATCATAAGCTACTCTTAATAGAAATGTACTATCTACCCCTCCGGAAAAAGCAATTAAGAGGCTATCCATTTCTTTAATGCTTTGTTGTAATTTTGCAAATTTTTCTTCTAATCTTTTCATATATAAGGGGCCTCCTTGTTTAAGCTAACTTTTGATTTTCTTTCTCTAAATCATATAACTCTTTTAATAAAGGTTTGAATTGTTGTAGTTTTTCTGAGTCACTATTCTTGATTAAACCTAATTTCTCTGCTTGTCCCATATTATGCTTTACATTAAGCATTAATTCTATATCTTGAATTTCGTCTCTAATTCCTCGTTTTTGATCTTGAATATTTGTAACATCTTTCTCCT
It encodes the following:
- the larE gene encoding ATP-dependent sacrificial sulfur transferase LarE, translated to MKRLEEKFAKLQQSIKEMDSLLIAFSGGVDSTFLLRVAYDILGDKVAAFTSASKIHPDEETEEARELAKKIGVRHIVDTTDELYNDDFAQNDKLRCYYCKFYIFNNLKEVAAQEGYAQVADGANYDDYINDYRPGLKAAKELEVRSPLKEAEITKKEIREISKRLDLPTWDKPAFACLSSRIPYGDRITEDKLEMVGAAERYLRQFDFNQLRVRHHDQYTARIEVAPNDMEFFFNNREQIVDKLKEIGYTYITLDLEGYRTGSMNEVLDLDEE
- a CDS encoding flagellar biosynthesis protein FlgN; protein product: MSKEETALEKVEKQADLYKDLLALIKKEHKLLKEEKDVTNIQDQKRGIRDEIQDIELMLNVKHNMGQAEKLGLIKNSDSEKLQQFKPLLKELYDLEKENQKLA
- the larB gene encoding nickel pincer cofactor biosynthesis protein LarB, whose product is MQPNRLKEILTKVQAGDLDIDTAVDELKSPGYEDLGFAKIDHHRQLRRGFPEVVLCEGKTTEQVVKIMQNLADTGQNVLATRAEPEVYEAVKEVIPEIEYNELGRTLILEQTEIEEEEGSILVVNAGTSDIPVSEEAYETARIMGNKVEKLYDAGVAGIHRLLENHDQLRKAKVIIVAAGMEGALASVVGGLVDKPVIAVPTSVGYGASFGGLAALLTMLNSCAAGVGVVNIDNGFGAAYLANSINKLK